The Myxococcales bacterium genome contains the following window.
CGAAGCGATAGTAGATCTGCTGCGCGACGACCGCGGTCTTGAACAGGCCGTAGGCGTAGTAGAAGACGGCGTCGGCGACCGGCCGGCCGCTGGCGGCGACGTAGCGCTCGACCACCTCGGCCCGGGTCATCATGCCGGGCAGGTGGGTCAGCCCGAACCGCAGCATGTGCATCGGCGCGGCGTCGGTGGCCTCGACCCAGTAGCCCAGCGACGTGCCCAGGTCCATCAGCGGATCGCCGACGGTGGCCATCTCCCAGTCGAGCACGCCGACGACGCGGGTCAGGTCGCGGTCGAAGATGATGTTGTCGAACTTCCAGTCGTTGTGGATCAGCGCCGGCGGGCCGTCGGCCGGCTGGTGCGCGGCCAGCCACGCCGCGACCTCGAGCACCACTGGTAGCTCGTCGGTCGCTGAGCCGCGGTAGCGCTCGGTCCAGCCCTCGACCTGGCGCCGGACGTAGCCGACCGGCTTGCCCAGCCCGCCCAGGCCCGCGGCCGCGAAGTCGACCGCGTGCAGCTCGGCGAGCGCGTCGAGCAACAGCTCGCACAGCCGCCGGGCGGTGGCCGGCTCGAGCGCCAGGTCGGGCGGCACGTCCTTGCGCAGGATCACGCCGTCCTTCTGCTCCATCAGGTAGAACGAGCAGCCCAGCACCGCCTCGTCGGTGCACAGCGCGATCGGCCGCGGCGCCTTGGCGTAGACCGGCGCCAGCGCCGACAGCACCGTGTGCTCGCGGCCCATGTCGTGGGCGCTCTTGACCTTCGAGCCGAACGGCGGCCGCCGCAGCACGTACGCGGCGCCGGCCCGGCGCACCAGGTAGGTGAGGTTCGAGTGGC
Protein-coding sequences here:
- a CDS encoding phosphotransferase family protein — translated: MSSGPRPPRPGEELDPTTLGPWLDGVLGGHAPIEVLQYPGGHSNLTYLVRRAGAAYVLRRPPFGSKVKSAHDMGREHTVLSALAPVYAKAPRPIALCTDEAVLGCSFYLMEQKDGVILRKDVPPDLALEPATARRLCELLLDALAELHAVDFAAAGLGGLGKPVGYVRRQVEGWTERYRGSATDELPVVLEVAAWLAAHQPADGPPALIHNDWKFDNIIFDRDLTRVVGVLDWEMATVGDPLMDLGTSLGYWVEATDAAPMHMLRFGLTHLPGMMTRAEVVERYVAASGRPVADAVFYYAYGLFKTAVVAQQIYYRFAKGLTTDPRFAIFIHGVKALAEQAARTIDAGRL